From the uncultured Trichococcus sp. genome, one window contains:
- a CDS encoding LCP family protein: MNETRKSRQGKKRILRTVLSVLMIAMIGVIAYMFKAYSDIGNTAESIYTEVSVVEMREESIEVETATQPISFVLLGVDTGTAEEERTETGRSDTIIVCTVNPNTRTTTLLSIPRDTYSEIMGYSNLYDYYGDFYDKMNHAYAFGGTEMSINTVQEFLNIPIDYYVEVNFDGLVDIVDAVGGIEITSPLTFDFYGPQFIEGETRILTGFEALQFARMRKQDPDGDLGRQRRQQMVIKAILDKVLTMGTVVNYKNILATLEDNVQLNISLDDIISIASGYRKSMENFQQFYVEGQEVYIDEIYYYYVNPEERLRLSNILREELELPKASLADISTSFNEPYFETQPYIEESSSTDATYDSSAYGESDVYTPNYSEPYSEETVTEETYTEDYDYEETDIYYEEDPYEATYDSSY, encoded by the coding sequence ATGAATGAAACCAGAAAAAGCAGACAGGGGAAAAAACGAATCTTGAGAACCGTCTTATCCGTCCTGATGATTGCGATGATCGGCGTTATCGCCTACATGTTCAAGGCATATTCCGATATCGGCAACACCGCGGAATCGATTTATACTGAGGTGAGTGTTGTAGAGATGCGGGAAGAATCGATTGAAGTCGAAACAGCGACTCAGCCGATTTCCTTCGTATTATTGGGGGTTGACACCGGTACCGCTGAAGAGGAGCGGACGGAAACAGGCCGGAGCGACACAATTATTGTCTGTACAGTGAATCCGAATACGCGCACGACGACATTGTTGAGTATCCCGCGTGATACCTATTCGGAAATCATGGGATACAGCAATCTGTATGATTATTACGGCGACTTTTATGACAAGATGAACCACGCCTATGCTTTCGGCGGCACGGAAATGTCGATCAATACGGTCCAGGAATTCCTGAATATACCGATCGATTATTACGTCGAAGTGAATTTTGATGGCTTGGTGGATATCGTCGATGCGGTCGGGGGAATCGAAATCACGAGTCCGTTGACTTTTGACTTCTATGGACCACAGTTTATCGAAGGGGAAACTCGGATTCTGACAGGATTCGAAGCCCTTCAGTTTGCACGCATGCGCAAGCAAGATCCGGATGGCGACCTTGGAAGACAACGGAGACAACAGATGGTCATCAAAGCCATCCTGGACAAGGTCTTGACGATGGGAACAGTCGTGAACTACAAAAATATCCTGGCAACTTTGGAAGACAATGTCCAGTTGAACATATCCTTGGACGACATCATTTCTATCGCCAGCGGCTACCGCAAGTCCATGGAGAACTTCCAGCAGTTCTATGTCGAAGGCCAAGAGGTTTATATTGATGAAATTTATTATTACTATGTAAATCCGGAGGAACGCTTGCGTTTGTCCAATATTTTGCGGGAGGAACTGGAATTGCCGAAAGCGTCTCTGGCAGATATCTCAACTTCTTTCAACGAACCTTATTTTGAAACCCAACCGTACATTGAAGAATCTTCAAGCACAGATGCAACATATGATTCTTCAGCATATGGTGAAAGTGACGTCTACACGCCGAACTATTCCGAGCCGTATTCTGAAGAGACGGTTACGGAGGAAACCTATACCGAAGATTATGACTATGAAGAAACGGATATTTATTATGAAGAAGATCCTTATGAAGCAACATATGACTCAAGTTATTGA
- a CDS encoding CpsB/CapC family capsule biosynthesis tyrosine phosphatase: MIDLHCHLLPGVDDGARTMEDSLAMAEKAVAEGITHILVTPHHKNGKYLNPKAAVVEATEALQTELDNRGIHLTLYPSQEVRINGDLLKDIENEDILFIDEENRYLLIEFPTLSIPEYTEVLFFQLRQKGITPVIVHPERNQAIIDDPNRLLPFIERGALAQVTAASYMGVFGKDVARVSCRLIEANLVHIIASDAHNTRGRGFYYQKAFVQLEKQFGSEKVRYFQENARNLLNGDAMHTEAPVEVSAKGKCGSLSRVKFRLFKVR, encoded by the coding sequence TTGATTGATCTTCATTGTCATCTCTTGCCTGGTGTCGATGATGGAGCCCGAACGATGGAAGATTCCCTTGCAATGGCAGAAAAAGCTGTTGCAGAAGGGATCACTCATATACTGGTAACACCGCATCATAAAAATGGGAAATACCTGAATCCAAAAGCTGCTGTAGTGGAAGCTACAGAGGCTCTCCAAACCGAATTGGACAACAGAGGCATTCATCTTACTCTGTACCCAAGCCAAGAAGTCCGTATCAATGGTGATTTACTGAAAGATATTGAGAATGAGGACATTTTATTCATCGATGAAGAAAACCGATATTTATTGATCGAATTTCCGACTCTGTCAATTCCTGAATATACTGAAGTACTGTTCTTTCAACTTAGACAAAAAGGCATCACGCCAGTCATCGTTCATCCAGAGCGGAACCAGGCGATCATTGATGATCCAAATAGATTGTTGCCTTTCATTGAGAGGGGGGCATTGGCACAAGTAACAGCCGCCAGCTATATGGGGGTATTCGGCAAGGATGTTGCGCGGGTAAGTTGCCGCTTGATTGAAGCTAACTTAGTGCACATCATTGCGTCAGATGCGCATAATACGCGGGGAAGAGGTTTTTATTATCAAAAAGCCTTTGTCCAACTGGAAAAGCAGTTTGGATCGGAAAAGGTCCGGTATTTCCAGGAAAATGCCAGAAATCTGCTGAATGGTGATGCGATGCATACGGAAGCCCCAGTAGAGGTAAGCGCAAAAGGGAAGTGCGGCTCCTTATCAAGAGTCAAATTTAGATTGTTCAAAGTCAGATAG